A window from Kovacikia minuta CCNUW1 encodes these proteins:
- a CDS encoding NAD-dependent epimerase/dehydratase family protein: MKALVTGANGFTASHLVKALEQRGNEVVGLVRRSSNLSRLKNCTVQLVNGDICDRTALKTAMTGVDTVFHVAAYVELGLVNAAEMERVNVAGTRAVLETAQAAGVSKMVYCSTIGIFGDTQGKTIDETYQRTQKSFSSAYDRTKYEAQQLVDQAAAQGFAVTSVLPSGIFGADDPHFAPVLNQFLKGRLKLWAGGSRVTGIVHVDDLANAMILAAERGKPGEHYIISAGDMTTREMFEIFSQESGIPAPAEAPEFLVRMVGNLLDPIGRLFSWQTPLSRERVHYVYDRCVRVDGSKARRELGWEPRSADQVIRELARGR; encoded by the coding sequence ATGAAAGCACTTGTCACCGGAGCCAATGGATTCACAGCCTCTCACCTGGTTAAGGCACTGGAACAGAGAGGGAATGAGGTGGTCGGACTAGTGCGGCGATCGAGTAACCTGTCACGATTGAAAAATTGCACCGTGCAACTGGTGAATGGAGATATCTGCGATCGCACCGCCCTCAAAACTGCCATGACTGGAGTTGATACCGTTTTCCATGTTGCTGCCTATGTGGAACTGGGACTGGTCAATGCTGCCGAAATGGAACGGGTGAATGTCGCAGGAACCCGTGCCGTGTTGGAAACTGCCCAGGCAGCAGGTGTTTCCAAAATGGTTTATTGCAGCACGATCGGAATCTTTGGCGATACCCAGGGGAAAACCATCGACGAAACCTACCAGCGGACTCAGAAAAGCTTTTCATCAGCCTATGACCGCACCAAATATGAAGCCCAACAGCTTGTTGATCAGGCAGCAGCCCAGGGATTTGCCGTCACCAGTGTGCTTCCTTCTGGAATTTTTGGGGCGGATGACCCCCACTTTGCTCCCGTACTCAACCAATTTCTCAAAGGCAGATTGAAACTATGGGCAGGTGGCAGCCGGGTGACTGGGATTGTGCATGTGGATGACCTGGCAAATGCGATGATCCTGGCGGCTGAGCGGGGAAAACCGGGAGAACATTACATCATCTCAGCCGGGGACATGACCACCCGCGAAATGTTTGAAATTTTTAGTCAAGAATCCGGGATTCCCGCTCCAGCGGAAGCCCCAGAGTTTCTCGTCCGGATGGTCGGCAATCTGCTCGATCCGATCGGTCGGCTGTTTTCCTGGCAAACCCCGCTGAGCCGGGAACGGGTTCATTATGTGTACGATCGCTGCGTCCGCGTTGATGGCAGTAAAGCACGGCGAGAACTGGGTTGGGAACCCCGATCGGCAGATCAGGTGATTCGGGAGTTAGCCAGGGGACGTTAG
- a CDS encoding class I SAM-dependent methyltransferase: protein MSYFASGFKDVDHTNAIQKFVQCLKLQQSLAFYKYYKQKTFDLLQLVEGATVLEVGCGTGEDAIALAKWVGNTGKVIAVDRSQAMLDQAIANAKNLNLPIEFVCADAHDLPFADDTFDGARVDRTLQHIANPERAIGEMVRVLHPGGYLVAMEPDWETFTIDSENHPITRKLLNFWCDSFPAPWVGRSLRRNFHQAGLINIQVSPETLVITQFELADQVFDLAQTAHQAKEIGIVSPQEAQEWLEELNQRDQSQEFFSSFTAFIVSGKKPVI, encoded by the coding sequence ATGTCATATTTTGCAAGTGGCTTTAAGGATGTTGATCACACAAATGCCATTCAAAAATTTGTTCAGTGCCTCAAGTTACAGCAGTCGTTAGCGTTCTACAAATATTACAAACAAAAAACATTTGATCTCCTGCAATTGGTTGAAGGGGCAACTGTTCTAGAAGTCGGCTGCGGTACGGGAGAGGATGCGATCGCCCTGGCAAAATGGGTTGGGAATACAGGCAAAGTGATTGCAGTTGATCGCAGTCAGGCAATGTTGGATCAGGCAATTGCCAACGCAAAGAATTTGAATTTACCCATTGAGTTTGTCTGTGCAGACGCACACGATTTGCCATTTGCAGACGACACCTTTGATGGCGCCAGGGTGGATCGCACCTTGCAACATATTGCCAATCCGGAACGGGCGATCGGGGAAATGGTGCGAGTACTTCATCCCGGTGGTTATCTTGTAGCAATGGAACCCGATTGGGAAACGTTTACGATCGATTCGGAAAATCACCCAATTACCCGTAAACTTCTCAACTTCTGGTGCGACAGCTTTCCCGCCCCCTGGGTTGGACGTAGCCTGCGAAGGAACTTTCACCAGGCTGGTTTGATAAATATTCAGGTTAGCCCTGAAACACTGGTGATCACCCAATTTGAGTTAGCTGATCAAGTTTTTGATCTGGCTCAAACTGCTCACCAGGCTAAAGAAATAGGAATTGTAAGCCCACAGGAAGCCCAGGAGTGGCTAGAAGAACTGAACCAACGAGACCAGTCCCAGGAATTTTTTAGTTCTTTTACAGCCTTCATTGTCAGTGGGAAAAAGCCAGTGATATGA